One genomic window of Desulfuromonas sp. AOP6 includes the following:
- a CDS encoding electron transfer flavoprotein subunit alpha/FixB family protein, translating into MKALLVCEVREGKLLDSSYELMTFADRLGAEKVAVLVGSEGTAPQFDGRVYLVDAATLGEYNPAAHKAAVLAAVAKEEPDYVVLCHSSYGWDLAPRVAAALKVGQVTEIVAIADGGFEVGCCNAKMRRQVKPAGARAVLTVQAGAFAAAPPQGAPRIEQLEVSADGQGLTFKGYEPAEAKAVDLARAEIIVSAGRGIGKKDNVAVIEALAKAFGGELGASRPVVDAGWVDHSRQVGTTGQTVSPKLYVACGISGAIQHLAGMKKSDFVVAINKDKDAPIGEVADVLVVADVLQFAPVLTAALQK; encoded by the coding sequence ATGAAAGCACTACTGGTCTGTGAAGTTCGCGAGGGCAAACTCCTCGATTCGAGTTATGAGCTGATGACCTTTGCCGACAGGCTCGGGGCTGAGAAGGTCGCCGTGCTGGTCGGCAGCGAGGGCACCGCGCCCCAATTCGACGGCCGTGTCTATCTGGTCGATGCGGCGACGCTGGGTGAGTACAACCCGGCCGCCCACAAGGCGGCGGTGCTGGCGGCGGTGGCAAAGGAAGAGCCGGATTACGTCGTCCTCTGTCATTCGTCCTACGGCTGGGATCTGGCGCCGCGTGTGGCCGCCGCTCTCAAGGTCGGGCAGGTGACGGAGATTGTCGCTATCGCCGACGGCGGTTTCGAGGTGGGTTGCTGCAACGCCAAGATGCGTCGCCAGGTCAAACCTGCCGGGGCAAGGGCGGTGCTGACGGTGCAGGCGGGTGCTTTTGCCGCGGCGCCGCCGCAGGGAGCGCCGCGTATCGAGCAGCTTGAGGTGTCGGCTGACGGACAGGGCCTGACCTTTAAAGGCTATGAACCCGCCGAGGCCAAAGCCGTCGATCTGGCCCGGGCCGAAATCATCGTCAGCGCCGGGCGCGGCATCGGCAAGAAGGACAACGTCGCCGTCATTGAAGCGCTGGCCAAGGCGTTTGGCGGCGAGCTGGGCGCCAGCCGTCCGGTGGTGGACGCCGGCTGGGTCGACCACAGTCGCCAGGTCGGCACCACGGGGCAGACCGTCTCGCCCAAGCTCTACGTGGCCTGCGGCATCTCGGGCGCCATCCAGCATCTGGCCGGCATGAAGAAGTCGGACTTCGTTGTCGCCATCAACAAGGACAAGGACGCCCCCATCGGCGAGGTGGCCGACGTCCTGGTGGTGGCCGATGTCCTGCAGTTCGCGCCGGTGCTCACGGCGGCGTTGCAGAAATAG
- a CDS encoding acyl-CoA dehydrogenase family protein, whose product MNIELTEEQKLIQDTARDFARNQLEPVAARLDQDKDRDTLLGNLKQLAELGFMGLNIKEEYGGSEAGVVAFSVAMTEIARACSSTAVTVSVNNMVCEVIQAIGSEEQKQNYIPKICSGEYAAGSFGLTETCAGSDPSGMTTQAVRDGDHYILNGSKIFITSAPYAGVFVVWAVTDKEAPKGKGISCFLVEAGTPGLLIGKEEEKMGQHASATNELIFQDCRIPASALMGKENDGFRIAVAELAGGRIGIGSLGLGVGLAAMDHASRYATERVQFGQKISHFQAIQWMIADAYTELEAARLLLMNAACRKEQGRSFAKEASMAKLFATEAANRACYQAMQMLGGYGYTKDYPIERYARDARITTIYEGTSEIQRLIISREILRNLAA is encoded by the coding sequence ATGAACATTGAACTGACCGAAGAGCAGAAGCTGATCCAGGATACGGCCCGGGATTTTGCCCGCAACCAATTGGAGCCCGTGGCTGCCAGGCTCGACCAGGACAAGGACCGCGACACCTTGCTGGGCAACCTCAAACAGCTGGCCGAACTCGGCTTTATGGGCCTGAATATCAAAGAGGAATACGGCGGCTCGGAGGCCGGCGTGGTTGCCTTCAGCGTGGCCATGACAGAGATCGCCCGGGCCTGCTCCTCGACGGCGGTGACGGTGTCGGTGAACAACATGGTCTGCGAGGTCATCCAGGCCATCGGTTCCGAAGAGCAGAAGCAGAACTACATTCCTAAAATCTGCAGCGGTGAATACGCCGCCGGCAGCTTCGGCCTGACCGAGACCTGTGCCGGTTCCGATCCGTCCGGCATGACGACCCAGGCCGTGCGGGACGGTGACCACTACATACTCAATGGCTCCAAGATCTTCATCACCAGCGCGCCCTATGCAGGGGTCTTCGTGGTCTGGGCGGTCACCGACAAAGAGGCGCCCAAGGGCAAGGGCATCAGCTGCTTCCTGGTGGAGGCCGGCACGCCGGGCCTGCTCATCGGCAAGGAAGAGGAGAAGATGGGGCAGCACGCCTCGGCGACCAATGAACTGATCTTCCAGGATTGCCGGATACCCGCCTCGGCCCTGATGGGCAAGGAGAACGACGGCTTCCGCATCGCCGTGGCCGAGTTGGCCGGCGGCCGCATCGGCATTGGCTCCCTCGGCCTCGGCGTCGGTCTGGCGGCCATGGACCATGCCTCGCGCTATGCGACGGAGAGGGTGCAGTTCGGCCAGAAAATCAGCCACTTCCAGGCGATTCAGTGGATGATCGCCGATGCCTACACCGAGCTGGAGGCGGCCCGTCTGCTGCTGATGAACGCGGCCTGCCGCAAGGAGCAGGGCCGGTCCTTCGCCAAGGAAGCCTCCATGGCCAAACTCTTTGCCACCGAAGCGGCCAACCGGGCCTGCTATCAGGCCATGCAGATGCTGGGGGGCTACGGCTACACGAAGGACTATCCCATCGAACGCTACGCCCGCGACGCCCGCATCACGACGATCTACGAGGGTACCAGCGAAATCCAGCGGCTGATTATTTCCCGTGAAATTCTGCGAAACCTGGCCGCCTAA
- a CDS encoding CoA-transferase, with amino-acid sequence MSDFASPDEYGLADLLCCAAAHEVQDNEIVFAGTGLPMVAIMLAQQTHAPNLKLIFEAGTLDGRPPEIPTSVGDARCEMGASRASGLYDAFSIAQRGYVDLGFLGGAEVDQYGNVNTTCIGDYLDPELRLTGSGGNPDINSFASRTVFIMVHEKRRFVEKVSYITSPGWRVKKWPGGEFVHRRELYGAAYRGGPSAIISTLGVFRFDEEDGHMYLDTCHPGSTPAQIQEQCQFDLDISRVKGETAVPTREELRLIHDVLDPDEIFIPKAKK; translated from the coding sequence ATGAGCGACTTTGCATCCCCCGACGAATACGGGCTGGCCGACCTGCTGTGCTGTGCCGCCGCCCATGAGGTGCAGGATAACGAAATCGTCTTTGCCGGCACCGGCCTGCCCATGGTCGCCATCATGCTGGCCCAGCAGACCCATGCCCCCAACCTAAAGCTGATTTTCGAGGCTGGCACCCTCGACGGCCGCCCGCCGGAAATACCCACCTCCGTCGGCGACGCCCGCTGCGAAATGGGCGCTTCCCGTGCCTCCGGTCTCTACGACGCCTTCAGCATCGCCCAGCGAGGCTACGTCGACCTCGGCTTTCTCGGCGGCGCCGAAGTCGACCAGTACGGCAACGTCAACACGACCTGCATCGGCGATTATCTCGACCCCGAACTACGTCTGACCGGCAGTGGCGGCAACCCCGACATCAACTCCTTCGCCAGCCGCACCGTCTTCATCATGGTTCACGAAAAACGCCGCTTTGTCGAAAAGGTAAGCTACATCACCAGCCCCGGCTGGCGCGTGAAGAAATGGCCTGGCGGCGAGTTCGTGCACCGGCGCGAATTGTATGGCGCCGCCTATCGTGGTGGCCCTTCGGCCATTATCAGCACCCTGGGCGTGTTCCGCTTTGACGAGGAGGACGGGCACATGTATCTCGACACCTGTCACCCCGGCAGCACGCCGGCCCAGATTCAGGAGCAGTGTCAGTTCGACCTTGATATCTCGCGGGTCAAGGGCGAAACGGCGGTGCCGACACGGGAAGAGTTGCGCCTCATCCACGACGTGCTCGACCCGGACGAGATTTTCATCCCCAAAGCCAAAAAATAA
- a CDS encoding electron transfer flavoprotein subunit beta/FixA family protein — translation MKLLVCIKQVPDLESRFKPAADGLWFDENDLAWRLNEYDEYAVEQAVQLKEQLGGEAELTVLSIGPDRVVEAIKKALAMGADKAVHVQDIAAHQKDPWQIASTIAAYAGEQGFDLIFTGMQSQDRGSAQVGVLVAELLGLASATTLVGFSYADGVVQAKRELEGGMKGLVNLRLPALVTCQLGLNTPRYPTLPNIMKAKKKEIRPIPVAELLREEPLAPTTSFYAPARKGGGLVLEGEPSETALKLVNILKEKTAVLR, via the coding sequence ATGAAATTACTGGTATGCATCAAGCAGGTTCCCGACCTGGAGTCCCGCTTCAAGCCGGCCGCCGACGGTCTCTGGTTTGACGAAAACGACCTGGCCTGGCGCCTGAACGAATACGACGAATACGCCGTCGAACAGGCGGTGCAGCTCAAGGAACAGCTGGGGGGCGAAGCGGAGCTGACCGTCCTCTCCATCGGCCCCGACCGGGTGGTGGAAGCGATCAAGAAGGCCCTGGCCATGGGGGCCGACAAGGCGGTGCATGTGCAGGACATCGCCGCGCATCAGAAGGATCCCTGGCAGATCGCCTCCACTATCGCCGCCTATGCCGGCGAGCAGGGGTTCGACCTCATTTTTACCGGCATGCAGTCGCAGGACCGGGGCTCGGCCCAGGTCGGGGTGCTGGTGGCGGAGCTGCTCGGCCTTGCCAGCGCCACCACCCTGGTGGGCTTCAGTTACGCTGACGGCGTCGTCCAGGCCAAGCGTGAGCTCGAAGGAGGGATGAAGGGGCTGGTTAATCTGCGCCTGCCGGCTTTGGTTACCTGCCAGCTCGGCCTGAACACTCCCCGCTATCCGACCCTGCCCAACATCATGAAGGCCAAGAAGAAGGAGATCCGGCCCATTCCCGTCGCTGAACTGTTGAGGGAAGAGCCCCTGGCGCCGACGACCTCGTTTTATGCGCCGGCCCGTAAGGGCGGCGGCCTTGTGCTGGAGGGCGAGCCGAGCGAGACGGCGCTGAAGCTGGTGAACATCCTCAAAGAGAAGACTGCGGTGCTGCGCTAG
- a CDS encoding epoxyqueuosine reductase: MDLTGDLKKHAKSLGSDLVGVADLALLQGIATEPADLLAPYRYAISIAVKLPHAVFEQLTDRPTPLYAQVYLNANALLDQIALRLCAHIERQKYAALPIPASQPLDMTVFRSHLSAKAVANAAGLGWQGKSLLIVTPEYGPRVRLVTVLTDMPLTADKPLKNRCGACTCCTEACVAGAIRNVSTDFHYASREEALDFQKCADKLVKEFSQMENIGKPICGLCIKVCPWGRKLKGRRSQSEAQNPAG; encoded by the coding sequence GTGGATTTGACTGGGGATCTTAAAAAACACGCCAAAAGTCTGGGGTCAGACCTGGTCGGGGTCGCCGATCTGGCCCTGCTCCAAGGCATCGCTACCGAGCCTGCCGACCTGCTCGCCCCCTACCGCTACGCCATTTCCATTGCCGTCAAACTGCCCCATGCCGTTTTTGAACAGCTCACTGACCGGCCAACACCGCTCTACGCCCAGGTTTATCTCAACGCCAACGCCTTGCTCGATCAGATTGCCCTGCGCCTGTGCGCCCATATCGAGAGACAGAAGTATGCCGCTCTGCCCATACCGGCCTCGCAGCCTCTTGATATGACCGTATTTCGCTCACACCTCTCCGCCAAGGCCGTGGCCAACGCCGCCGGTCTGGGCTGGCAGGGCAAGAGCCTGCTCATCGTTACGCCAGAATACGGACCGCGTGTGCGCCTGGTGACCGTCCTGACGGATATGCCCTTGACCGCCGATAAGCCACTGAAAAATCGCTGCGGAGCTTGTACCTGCTGCACGGAGGCCTGTGTGGCCGGGGCCATCCGCAATGTTTCCACGGATTTCCACTATGCCAGCCGCGAGGAGGCCCTCGATTTTCAGAAGTGCGCCGACAAGCTGGTCAAGGAGTTCAGTCAGATGGAGAACATCGGCAAGCCGATCTGCGGCCTCTGCATCAAGGTCTGTCCCTGGGGACGAAAGCTGAAGGGGAGGCGATCACAGAGCGAGGCGCAGAATCCGGCCGGCTAG
- a CDS encoding CoA transferase has translation MSKSKRITVQQAAEIIKDGSSLTFSGFTIWRRPFAVVFELIRQQRKNLHLIEVNGGPQTEFLVGAGCVDIWESCWVGHELYGKYGANLSRKVAEKQILVEDYSHAEMMFRFAAAAAGAPYAVTQTSLGTDIHNPAYDTLGQAGRRDGKRIAKHKYLFTEDPFFDGGQLVQVPAVKVDVALLCVQQVGEEGTVRVSGQYYSDPEAARAADITIAVAEEIVPEEYLRRHADQNTIPSFEVDYIVECPFGAHPTGMFGKYDVDGAFLKNFYSGTRTQEGFDAFAKEWIHGLDHTGYLEKLGWARMLKLRANTAMNYSPREKKGGN, from the coding sequence ATGAGTAAAAGCAAGCGCATCACGGTACAGCAGGCCGCCGAAATCATCAAAGACGGCTCCAGTCTGACCTTCTCCGGTTTCACCATCTGGCGCCGACCCTTCGCTGTCGTCTTTGAGCTCATTCGGCAGCAGCGCAAAAACCTGCATCTCATTGAGGTCAACGGCGGGCCGCAGACGGAATTTCTGGTGGGGGCGGGTTGCGTGGATATCTGGGAATCCTGCTGGGTAGGGCACGAACTCTACGGCAAATACGGCGCCAACCTGTCGCGCAAGGTGGCCGAGAAGCAGATCCTCGTCGAGGACTACAGCCACGCCGAAATGATGTTCCGTTTTGCCGCCGCCGCGGCCGGAGCACCCTATGCGGTGACGCAGACTTCCCTGGGCACGGATATTCACAATCCGGCCTACGACACTCTCGGCCAGGCGGGCCGGCGCGACGGCAAGCGCATCGCCAAACACAAATACCTCTTCACCGAGGATCCCTTCTTCGACGGCGGTCAGCTGGTCCAGGTACCGGCGGTTAAAGTCGACGTGGCCCTGCTCTGTGTGCAGCAGGTGGGGGAGGAGGGGACCGTGCGGGTCAGCGGCCAGTACTATTCAGACCCCGAGGCCGCCCGCGCCGCCGACATCACCATCGCCGTGGCCGAAGAGATCGTGCCGGAGGAATACCTGCGCCGCCACGCCGACCAGAACACCATCCCCAGTTTCGAGGTCGACTACATTGTCGAGTGCCCCTTTGGTGCCCATCCCACCGGTATGTTCGGCAAGTACGACGTGGACGGGGCTTTCCTGAAGAATTTCTACAGCGGTACCCGCACCCAGGAGGGCTTCGACGCCTTTGCCAAGGAATGGATCCATGGCCTTGATCACACAGGTTACCTGGAGAAGCTCGGGTGGGCGCGCATGCTCAAACTGCGCGCCAACACCGCCATGAATTACAGCCCGCGCGAGAAGAAGGGAGGAAACTGA
- the cobO gene encoding cob(I)yrinic acid a,c-diamide adenosyltransferase — translation MEQGLVQVYTGNGKGKTTAALGLALRAVGRGFKVCMVQFIKGGGEYGEHEAARRLAPLLTIHQTGRDNWIFKDKLDPEDIRIAQEALALARQALTSGDYDLVILDEINGAVWFGLLSVEDILDLMAARPATVELLLTGRSADPRVIEAADLVTEMTEVKHYYQQGVPARVGIEK, via the coding sequence ATGGAACAGGGCCTGGTGCAGGTTTATACGGGTAACGGCAAGGGCAAGACCACGGCGGCGCTGGGGCTGGCCCTGCGGGCCGTCGGGCGCGGCTTCAAGGTCTGCATGGTGCAGTTCATCAAGGGGGGCGGCGAATACGGCGAACATGAGGCCGCTCGCCGCCTGGCTCCCCTGCTGACCATCCACCAGACGGGGCGCGATAACTGGATCTTCAAGGACAAGCTCGACCCCGAGGATATCCGCATTGCGCAGGAGGCGCTGGCGCTGGCGCGGCAGGCCCTCACGAGTGGCGACTATGACCTGGTCATCCTCGACGAGATCAACGGCGCCGTCTGGTTCGGTCTGCTGTCGGTGGAGGACATTCTCGACCTGATGGCGGCGCGACCCGCTACCGTTGAACTGCTGCTGACGGGCCGCAGCGCCGACCCGCGCGTCATCGAGGCGGCGGATCTGGTCACCGAAATGACCGAGGTTAAGCACTACTACCAGCAAGGGGTGCCGGCCCGCGTCGGCATTGAAAAATAG
- a CDS encoding WYL domain-containing protein — MVDHLVFERYRWFDAQIRNDKYPNASSLARQFEICQRTAQRTIEKMRDRLGAPLEYDAARKGYFYPESSFSLPQLLVSQNELLAILLARNLLSQSAGGIISESIASFGKKLLGQTGEFGLGEKRLGEAFSAIWNGYSPADGQVFQTIATALLQPHTLAFRYYSPARDQWNERTADPYHLQHYNGSWILLAWCHLRQCWRKFSLSRVEMVKSTGQTFIPLPKDQWWSQVQGTYGIFQDGEVKAVLLRFSPFRARWLSRELWHSQQETWAEPDGTLYMRLAVADFREIKLRIMQYGADVEVLEPAELRAEILTEIGRMYDLYKKCEK; from the coding sequence ATGGTTGATCATCTTGTGTTCGAACGATATCGCTGGTTCGATGCCCAGATTCGCAACGACAAGTACCCCAACGCTAGCAGCCTCGCCCGACAATTCGAGATCTGTCAACGCACCGCCCAGCGCACCATCGAGAAGATGCGAGACAGACTGGGGGCCCCGCTCGAATACGATGCCGCGCGCAAGGGCTATTTCTACCCCGAAAGCAGTTTTTCCCTGCCGCAATTGCTCGTTTCACAGAATGAATTACTGGCGATTCTTCTGGCCCGGAATCTCCTTTCCCAAAGCGCCGGCGGCATTATCAGTGAGTCAATAGCTTCTTTCGGTAAAAAACTGCTGGGCCAAACCGGCGAATTCGGGCTCGGCGAAAAGCGATTGGGTGAAGCCTTTTCGGCCATCTGGAACGGCTATTCACCGGCAGACGGCCAGGTTTTTCAAACCATCGCCACAGCCCTGCTTCAACCACACACCCTCGCTTTTCGTTACTATTCCCCCGCCCGCGACCAATGGAACGAACGGACTGCCGATCCCTATCATTTGCAACATTACAATGGCAGCTGGATACTGCTGGCCTGGTGTCATCTGCGCCAGTGTTGGCGAAAATTCAGCTTGTCACGGGTCGAAATGGTGAAATCGACCGGGCAGACTTTCATCCCTTTGCCGAAAGACCAGTGGTGGTCTCAGGTACAAGGAACCTACGGCATTTTTCAAGACGGTGAAGTAAAGGCGGTGCTCCTGCGATTCTCCCCCTTCCGTGCGCGCTGGCTAAGCCGGGAGCTTTGGCATTCACAACAGGAAACCTGGGCGGAGCCGGATGGAACGCTCTATATGCGCCTGGCCGTCGCCGATTTCCGCGAAATCAAGTTGCGGATCATGCAATACGGCGCCGATGTCGAAGTGCTCGAACCGGCCGAACTGCGGGCTGAAATTTTAACGGAAATCGGGCGGATGTACGATTTGTACAAAAAATGCGAAAAATAA
- the cas3 gene encoding CRISPR-associated helicase Cas3', with protein MIEFYARNGQTVANHLESVSKICGSLTEKIGEYETGELLGLLHDFGKYGGDFQSYIKSATGIFNPDIDKEYVDAKGLKGTIDHSTAGAQWIWRYCRNYGARGKLIGQILAVCLASHHGGLIDCLNPDGENVFLARMEKAEDKTNLNECILSADSQLLGRLTELASPGLLQACLKQVSALLSDSESKLVGWFMVGLWTRFLFSCLIDADRIDSADHEKPEYKSVRQSKPIEWQAAIARMEEKLADIPIKHDIDHLRRHISERCRERAGGDQGIYSLTVPTGGGKTFAGIRFALHHAHRHKLERIICIIPYTSIIEQNAEEIRKLIERGGDERPWVLEHHSNLEPEVQTWQSKLVSENWDAPIVFTTMVQFLETLFGGGTRGPRRMHQLAKTVLVFDEIQTLPINCVHLFCNSLNFLTEYAGTTALLCTATQPLLHQLKNSEKGQLTLPPENELVEDVGNLFEKLKRVDIRNRIKPGGWSEEELAELALNEYRGKGSCLVVVNTKDWARRLYTYCSRHLDSESIFHLSTGMCPAHRKEKLAVIKDRLKKKLPVLCLSTQLIEAGVDVDFASVIRFLAGLDSIAQAAGRCNRNGEAETAEVHVVNPAEEKIEQLVDIREGRDIAQRVLHEQADGNMLSPEAMSLYFSYYFYRRAEEMVYKVSAREAGRADSLLNLLSDNHNNVGVTQGLALRQSFKTAGKIFKAIDAPTEAVIVPYGKGEDLVANLCAESDQGKVRELLHEAQQYSVNVFPNVWRKLMAKGAVVPIHGGDFHYVNECYYSKEFGLSTEPVTGLKPQIC; from the coding sequence ATGATTGAATTTTATGCACGCAATGGCCAAACTGTTGCAAATCATCTTGAATCCGTTTCAAAAATTTGTGGTTCATTGACTGAGAAAATTGGTGAGTACGAAACTGGGGAGCTACTCGGTCTTCTTCACGATTTTGGTAAATATGGTGGTGATTTTCAGTCTTACATAAAATCTGCCACAGGAATTTTTAATCCCGATATCGACAAGGAATATGTCGACGCCAAGGGCTTGAAAGGAACAATCGACCATTCAACCGCCGGTGCTCAGTGGATTTGGCGATATTGCCGCAATTACGGCGCCAGAGGAAAACTCATTGGCCAAATTCTCGCGGTCTGCTTAGCTTCGCACCATGGTGGCTTGATTGATTGTCTGAATCCGGACGGAGAAAATGTTTTTCTTGCCAGAATGGAGAAGGCCGAGGATAAAACCAACCTCAATGAATGTATTCTAAGTGCCGATTCTCAGCTTCTGGGTAGATTGACCGAACTGGCTTCCCCGGGTTTATTGCAAGCTTGTCTGAAGCAGGTTTCGGCGCTGCTATCCGATTCCGAGTCAAAACTTGTCGGGTGGTTCATGGTCGGTCTTTGGACGCGCTTTCTTTTTAGTTGCCTGATTGACGCCGACCGCATCGACAGTGCCGATCATGAAAAGCCCGAATACAAATCAGTCAGGCAAAGTAAGCCGATCGAGTGGCAGGCCGCGATCGCGCGGATGGAAGAAAAACTGGCCGACATCCCGATCAAACATGACATTGACCATCTGCGACGTCATATTTCCGAGCGATGTAGAGAACGGGCGGGAGGCGATCAAGGTATCTACTCGTTGACCGTGCCGACTGGCGGCGGCAAGACCTTCGCCGGCATACGCTTCGCCCTCCATCATGCCCATCGTCACAAGTTGGAACGCATCATCTGCATCATTCCCTACACTTCTATCATCGAGCAGAACGCCGAAGAAATCCGCAAACTGATCGAACGAGGGGGAGATGAACGGCCGTGGGTGCTGGAGCACCACTCGAACCTGGAACCGGAGGTGCAGACCTGGCAGAGCAAGCTGGTCAGCGAAAACTGGGATGCCCCGATTGTCTTCACCACGATGGTGCAATTCCTCGAAACCCTCTTTGGCGGCGGCACCCGTGGACCCCGACGCATGCACCAGTTGGCAAAGACGGTGCTGGTTTTTGATGAAATTCAGACCCTCCCGATCAACTGCGTCCATCTGTTCTGCAATTCGCTCAACTTTCTAACCGAGTATGCAGGAACCACTGCTCTTCTTTGTACCGCCACTCAACCTCTTTTGCATCAGCTCAAGAATTCGGAAAAGGGGCAACTAACGCTTCCGCCGGAAAATGAACTGGTCGAAGATGTCGGCAACCTGTTTGAAAAGTTAAAGCGGGTCGATATTCGTAACCGGATCAAGCCGGGCGGCTGGTCTGAAGAGGAGCTTGCCGAGCTGGCATTGAATGAATATCGGGGCAAGGGCAGTTGCCTGGTAGTCGTCAACACGAAGGACTGGGCACGTCGTCTTTATACATATTGTTCTCGGCACCTGGATTCCGAAAGCATTTTTCATCTCAGTACCGGCATGTGTCCGGCCCATCGAAAAGAAAAACTTGCAGTGATTAAAGACCGGCTTAAGAAGAAACTGCCGGTCCTCTGCCTCAGCACCCAATTGATCGAAGCGGGTGTTGATGTCGACTTTGCATCTGTTATCCGCTTTCTTGCCGGCCTCGATTCCATCGCCCAGGCTGCAGGTCGCTGCAACCGCAACGGTGAGGCGGAAACCGCCGAGGTTCATGTCGTCAACCCCGCTGAGGAGAAAATCGAGCAGTTGGTCGATATCCGCGAAGGACGCGATATCGCTCAGCGTGTTCTCCATGAACAGGCAGATGGCAATATGCTTTCGCCGGAAGCGATGAGTCTTTATTTCTCCTATTACTTTTATCGCCGCGCGGAAGAGATGGTCTATAAGGTGAGTGCGCGGGAGGCCGGTCGCGCCGACAGTTTATTGAATCTGCTCAGTGACAATCACAATAATGTTGGCGTGACTCAGGGGCTGGCGCTGCGGCAATCGTTCAAGACTGCCGGAAAGATTTTCAAGGCCATCGATGCGCCGACGGAGGCCGTCATTGTTCCCTACGGCAAAGGGGAGGATCTTGTCGCCAATTTGTGTGCCGAAAGCGATCAGGGTAAGG